A window of Candidatus Xiphinematobacter sp. Idaho Grape contains these coding sequences:
- the rplL gene encoding 50S ribosomal protein L7/L12 yields the protein MANPDTLIEELSGLSILEMADLVKKLEAKWGVSATPVMVPTVSSPGTSTAAPMEEKSLFDVYLSECGSNKIAVIKEVRAAVSNLGLAEAKALVESAPKLIKEGIGKDEAEEIRRKIEAVGAKVEIK from the coding sequence ATGGCAAATCCTGATACCTTAATTGAAGAACTGAGTGGGCTCTCTATTTTAGAAATGGCTGATCTAGTTAAAAAACTGGAAGCGAAGTGGGGGGTTAGCGCCACACCTGTTATGGTTCCAACTGTTTCCTCTCCGGGTACTTCTACAGCGGCTCCTATGGAGGAAAAAAGCTTATTTGATGTTTATCTCAGTGAGTGTGGCAGCAACAAAATTGCCGTTATTAAAGAGGTTCGAGCAGCGGTTTCCAATCTGGGGCTGGCTGAGGCTAAGGCCCTCGTTGAATCTGCCCCAAAATTAATTAAGGAGGGGATAGGCAAGGATGAAGCTGAAGAGATCAGAAGGAAGATTGAGGCAGTCGGTGCAAAAGTAGAAATTAAGTAG